In Methanobrevibacter millerae, the genomic window CTTATGTCGGCTGCTATCTTAAATAGCTTGTCTAAATTTTCATCGTCATCAATTCTCAATAACTCTAAAAATTCTTCATCGCTTAATTCTTTGCCTTCTTTTGCTTTTTTAAATATTTCATCAATCAATTTAACACCAAACTTCTAAAAAAATCTATAACCTATTTTTTAATACTTAATTTTGGCTTAAATATTAAAAAATAAGTTAAAATGTTGATTTGAAATCAACAAATAACTTATTTAAATGTGTTTATTCATTTTTGCCTAAGTATTCTAATACTGTAGGAACGATTTCAGCTAAGGAACCGAAGTTCATTGAGTCAGCAGTACCTAATAATGCAGCTGGGTTTAAAGCATCGTCCATTTTGTCGATACCTTCATCTTGCATTAATGCGGTTACTTGGGTTAATGCTTCGTTAGCCATCATTTGTGCGAATCCTGCAGGAGCACCTAAAATTTGGGTAACGGTGTCTCTGTAAGCTAAGATACCTGCGTAGGTAATAGCGGTTACAGCTGAACACATGTCACAAACAGGACCAACCATGTTAGCAGGTAAGGTGAATGCAGATCCTCTTGCTTTTTGTCCTAAGTCCATTAAAGTGTCGATGGAAGCTTGGTCAGCAAATCCTTCTGCAATGTAGACTTGTCCTTTCATTTCAGGTACAGCACCTGGGTGGTAGGAAGCTACGTTTACGTTGGTTCCTAAGTCTTCGAAAATTTTGTTTAATCCGGTAGTAGGAATAGTACATGCGTGAGTTACGATAGCGCCTTCTTTAATGTCATCAGCGAAGTTTTTGATGATGTCAGGCTGCATACCTCCTTCAGGTAACCAGGTCATAACCCAGTCAGCGTCAGCAACAGCTTCGGAATCGTCAGTAGTACATTTCATACCTAAGTCTTCAGGGTGAGTAAAGTGAATAGCACCTTTTGCTGGTTTAGGTACGGTTTCAGCTAATTCGTTAACTTTTGCTCTGATTGCAGGCATTACGTCTTCAGGGTTTCCTGCTTTGTGGGCTGCAATAACTTCTGCGTAGTCAAAGTCATCTACAACAGTGAAATCTCCGTCGAATACTGGGTCGGATACAACTACTTCAT contains:
- the hmd gene encoding 5,10-methenyltetrahydromethanopterin hydrogenase; amino-acid sequence: MKVAILGAGCYRTHAASGITNFSRACEVADATGKENISMTHSTIEMGAELLELAGVDEVVVSDPVFDGDFTVVDDFDYAEVIAAHKAGNPEDVMPAIRAKVNELAETVPKPAKGAIHFTHPEDLGMKCTTDDSEAVADADWVMTWLPEGGMQPDIIKNFADDIKEGAIVTHACTIPTTGLNKIFEDLGTNVNVASYHPGAVPEMKGQVYIAEGFADQASIDTLMDLGQKARGSAFTLPANMVGPVCDMCSAVTAITYAGILAYRDTVTQILGAPAGFAQMMANEALTQVTALMQDEGIDKMDDALNPAALLGTADSMNFGSLAEIVPTVLEYLGKNE